The genomic window GGCCGACGGGATAGGAATCTGTCGGCACTTTCATCACCAATTCCATGGTATCTGTTCTGATCACTGCGATGCGGCTTTCATATTTAATTGCCGCAAAAATGAGACTTCCATCAGGGGAAACCTGAATTGTTCTTGTTCCCACACCTGTCCTGACTTCATGAAGCGCTTTAATACTTCTCCTCCCCTTAATGACAGCCTCAACAATGTCATTCAAACGAAAAGATGAAACATATCCACTGATATTTGAACTCAGATAAAGCGTTTCGCCATGAGGGGATAAAACCATATGACGGGGTGTCGGTTTCATTCCAAAAACGGTTCCCATATATTGCAGTTTTTCCATATCAATAACTGCGATTCCGCCACCCTTCATACGACCAACAAGAAGGTACTTACTGTCAGGCGTAAAAACACCACCCCTTAAACAATAGCCGCAGGCAGAGTCCCTATTGAGGTGTTTATCTCCCTTTACAACATATTTTTTTTCGATCTCGATGAGTTTTTCGTAGTGGTAATCGGCAGGACTTTCAGTTGACACATTAACGATACCCACACTATTTTCCCCCCAATTGATTATTGCAACTCTTTTACCATCGGGAGAAGCAGCAATACTTTTTGGTATAGCCCCGGCAGGCATAACGCGTACAATGGAATCAGTTAAACTATCTATAACAGCCACGGCAGATGGCAGGGAAGCATTAGCATCATAACTTCTCCTATAATAAGTGACCCAAATGTACCTGCCCTTATGAGTTTCCGCAAATTCAACAGGTTTACCCCAAAAAACATTACTTATATTCCCATTGTTGCCATGGAAAGAAACAGGTTTATCCTCCCGAA from Deltaproteobacteria bacterium includes these protein-coding regions:
- a CDS encoding beta-propeller fold lactonase family protein translates to MIVSKRKIGSPFILVCLSLILPCFLFAADSVNSKGQGKGKKAPQLTRTLIGDKTERVIIDKESGKKRKLSVELIGRFQHYNSRPAHNSDHYDKHVFSPKSVHFQSSGNKVYVNALEGLATIAYDYNKLEKLSAIKHRFKKEDASLFEAIREDKPVSFHGNNGNISNVFWGKPVEFAETHKGRYIWVTYYRRSYDANASLPSAVAVIDSLTDSIVRVMPAGAIPKSIAASPDGKRVAIINWGENSVGIVNVSTESPADYHYEKLIEIEKKYVVKGDKHLNRDSACGYCLRGGVFTPDSKYLLVGRMKGGGIAVIDMEKLQYMGTVFGMKPTPRHMVLSPHGETLYLSSNISGYVSSFRLNDIVEAVIKGRRSIKALHEVRTGVGTRTIQVSPDGSLIFAAIKYESRIAVIRTDTMELVMKVPTDSYPVGLDVSPEGDQVWVTAQGAKGRGGNSVSAYRLSVSEFN